The nucleotide sequence TGGGCAGCAGGGGCCTTCTTTGCAAGAGGCGGGACGGCCCGTGTTGGCATCTGCACCAGAGTTTTTGCGGCAACAGGTGCAGTTTTTTTGTCTGTTGGTTCGGGGGCAGCGTTTTGTTGCCGCCCTGCGTCCTTACTGGCGGTGCTTTGCTCGGAGAATTCTTCGGAGAAGAGCTGCCAAGGGGGCGGGTCAAGGGGTTGGCCCATGTGCTGTTCCAGCAGGGACCAGGCTGCCTCCAACTGCTTGCGCCGTGCCTCTCGATTGTACCGCTGCCGATTGCAGAGATGAGTAAAGCGCTTGATCAGCTGGCGATTCAGGCGCTCATAGAGGGAGGAATCAAGCTGTTCCGCCTCACGGAGTTGGGCCAGTTTCAGGTGCAGCAGGGCCAAATCAGCGAGTTCTTCTTCCGCAGCCGTTTTGGTGTGCTCTTTAACGGCCTTTGCTTCCCTGATCCTGATTAACAGGAACAGCATGCCTAGAAGCAGGATGGTGCCGATAAGAGAAAATTGCGTAAGAAAAATAATTGCAAAAATGGCTATCAGTATCCAGCTCTTCACCGCGTTCCCCTCTGGTTCAAGGATGAAGCCTTGTATACGTCAGCTCCCGAGTCCCCCTCCCCCTCTGGGGAGGGATAATAAGACATGAAAGGTGATCCGGCGACTTCAAAGAGTTGTCGGTACTTTCATATAAAATTCCTTCGCCCCTTGGGCTGGGGTAAAAAAATACTTTACAGTTGCGTTGCAAACAGCGGGGGATCAGGCCCGGAGCTCTTCGTAAGAAAGTAGATGTTTACCCAGCGTTTTTCTGCATCTTCATCTTCAGGTCGTTCAGTTCTGTTTCCACATCAGCATCTGCCTCCAACTGCAAAAACTCTTTTTCCAAGGGCGACATATCGTTATTCAGCTCGTCCATGGCCTCGGTACGTGCCTCCATTTCCTCCACCTTATCTTCCATGCGATCAAAGCGGGCCTGGGCATCCAGACCGGTACGGAAGGTATCCATGGTGCTGTCCATCTGCTGCCGGGCCTCTGTCGCCCGTTGGCGGGCCAACAAGGTGCTGCGCTTACGCTTGGTTTCTTCCAACTTATTTTCCAGCTGGAGTAGCTGCGCCTTCAGGCGATCACTGGTTGCTTTGGCTGATGCCCAGGCAGGTTCCAGATTGGTGATGATCTGATCTATTTCTTTTTTTCGGGCCAGCGCAGAACGTGCCAGGTCCTCCTTATCCGCCTGTACGGCTGTTTCTGCCTTGCTCAACCATTCCTGAGAGTGATTACGATGCTTTTCCAGTTCGCGAAACAACTGCTTTTCACTGGC is from Candidatus Electrothrix sp. GW3-4 and encodes:
- a CDS encoding PspA/IM30 family protein; this encodes MSSIFKRVSDIINANLNDLIDRLEDPERIIKQIIREMEDNIRQAKEGVINAIASEKQLFRELEKHRNHSQEWLSKAETAVQADKEDLARSALARKKEIDQIITNLEPAWASAKATSDRLKAQLLQLENKLEETKRKRSTLLARQRATEARQQMDSTMDTFRTGLDAQARFDRMEDKVEEMEARTEAMDELNNDMSPLEKEFLQLEADADVETELNDLKMKMQKNAG